One window of Brachionichthys hirsutus isolate HB-005 chromosome 21, CSIRO-AGI_Bhir_v1, whole genome shotgun sequence genomic DNA carries:
- the hid1b gene encoding protein HID1b gives MGNADGKLHFRKAVIQLTTKTQPVEATDDAFWDQFWAHSPTTIQDVFALVPAAEIRAVREESPSNLATLCYKAVERLVQGAECGCSSEKQRQTVLNCVRLLSRLLPYIFEDADWRGFFWSTVPGAGRAGRLDEDENDNEGRPLAESLLLAVADLLFCPDFTVQCHKKNNPDTVDHIQSIDSCEYIWEAGVGFAQSPPTNYYHDINRTELLKLLLTCFSEAMYLPPSSEKKTLNPWVSFFCSTENRHALPLFTSLLNVVCAYDPVGYGIPYNHLLVSDHREQLVEQAIQILIVTLEHEVGSPSSAAPQAADGAASPSAVEERGPADPNNLFVNYLSRIHREEDLSFILKGLARLLNNPLLQTYLPHSSKKIQFHQELLILFWRSCDINKKFLFFVLKSSDVLEILVPILFNLNDARADQSRVGLMHIGVFVLLLLSGERNFGVRLNKPYTLRVPMDIPVFTGTHADLLIVIFHKIITIGHQRLQPLFDCLLTIIVNISPYLKSMSMVAATKLLHLLEAFSTHWFLFSSRQNHHLVFFLLEVFNNIIQYQFDGNYNLIYAIIRKRSVFHQLANLPSGTASIQKALQKKKSLGISRTNSGGAESPAGSRPAAPAEGGILKASLEATPGIDKITEKARVSQDGTMVAVPHSESSQISADHGAGAGASDTESSSDKDREICHAESEAARSRLSSVSSAASWSATPDWVLSWKAKLPLQTIMRLLQVLVPQVEKICIDKGLTDESEILKFLQHGTLVGLLPVPHPLLIRKYQANAGTTVWFRTYMWGVIYLRNVDPPIWYDTDIRLFEIQRI, from the exons ATGGGAAACGCGGACGGAAAGCTTCACTTCAGGAAAGCTGTGATTCAGCTCACAACTAAAACACAG CCTGTAGAAGCCACAGACGACGCCTTCTGGGATCAGTTCTGGGCCCACTCCCCCACCACTATCCAGGACGTCTTCGCGCTGGTGCCGGCGGCAGAGATCCGAGCCGTGAGAGAGGAGTCCCCCTCAAACCTGGCAACCCTCTGCTACAAG GCGGTGGAGAGGCTGGTCCAGGGCGCAGAATGTGGCTGTTCCTCAGAGAAACAGCGTCAGACTGTTCTGAACTGCGTCCGCCTGCTCAGCCGCCTCCTGCCCTACATCTTCGAAGACGCCGACTGGAGGGGCTTCTTCTGGTCCACCGTGCCTGGAGCCGGCAGAGCGGGG CGTttagatgaagatgaaaacgACAACGAAGGCCGGCCGCTGGCTGAATCCTTGCTGCTGGCCGTCGCCGACCTGCTCTTCTGTCCGGATTTCACCGTGCAGTGTCACAAGAAGAACAACCCA gacaCAGTGGATCACATTCAGTCCATTGACAGCTGTGAATACATCTGGGAGGCCGGGGTGGGTTTTGCGCAGTCACCTCCCACTAACTATTACCATGATATTAACAG GActgagctgctgaagctgctcctcACCTGCTTCTCTGAAGCCATGtaccttcctccttcctctgaaaagAAGACCCTCAATCCCTGGGTTTCCTTCTTCTGCTCCACAGAgaacag ACACGCCCTCCCTCTGTTCACCTCCCTGCTCAACGTGGTCTGCGCCTACGACCCCGTCGGGTACGGCATCCCGTACAACCACCTGCTCGTCTCTGACCACCGGgagcagctggtggagcagGCGATCCAGATCCTCATCGTCACCCTGGAGCACGAGGTTGGGTCGCCTTCCAGCGCCGCCCCTCAGGCCGCGGACGGCGCCGCTTCCCCGTCGGCTGTGGAGGAGCGAGGG CCGGCGGATCCCAATAACCTTTTTGTGAATTATCTCTCTCGGATACACAGAGAAGAG GATTTAAGCTTCATCCTTAAAGGTCTAGCCCGGCTGCTCAACAATCCGCTCCTCCAGACTTACCTGCCTCATTCCTCCAAAAAGATCCAGTTCCACCAGGAGCTGCTGATCCTCTTCTGGAGATCCTGTGACATCAACAAG AAATTCCTGTTCTTTGTGCTGAAGAGCAGCGACGTGTTGGAAATACTCGTTCCCATCCTCTTCAACCTGAACGATGCCAGAGCAGATCAGT CTCGTGTGGGCCTCATGCACATCGGCGTGTTCGTCCTCTTGCTTCTGAGCGGAGAGAGAAACTTTGGCGTTCGCCTGAACAAGCCGTACACCCTCCGAGTTCCCATGGACATTCCGGTTTTCACAGGAACCCACGCTGACCTGCTCATTGTG atCTTCCACAAAATCATCACCATCGGTCACCAGCGCCTCCAGCCTCTGTTTGACTGCCTGCTTACGATCATAGTGAACA TTTCACCTTACCTGAAGAGTATGTCCATGGTGGCGGCCACCAagctgctccacctcctggAGGCTTTTTCTACGCACTggttcctcttctcctcccgcCAGAACCACCACCTGGTATTCTTCCTGCTGGAGGTCTTCAACAATATCATCCAGTACCAGTTTGATG GTAACTACAACCTGATCTACGCCATCATCCGGAAGCGGAGCGTTTTCCACCAGCTGGCCAACCTGCCGTCTGGCACAGCATCTATTCAGAAGGCcctacagaagaagaaaagccttGGGATTTCCAGGACCAATTCTGGAGGTGCGGAATCCCCTGCGGGCTCCAGACCCGCTGCACCTGCAGAGGGCGGCATACTGAAAGCCAGCTTAGAGGCCACTCCAG GCATTGATAAGATAACGGAAAAGGCCCGGGTGAGTCAGGACGGTACCATGGTCGCTGTGCCGCATTCGGAGTCCTCACAGATATCGGCTGAccacggcgccggcgccggagCGAGCGACACGGAGTCCAGCTCGGACAAAGACCGCGAG ATCTGCCACGCGGAGTCGGAAGCAGCGAGGAGCAGATTGTCGAGCGTGTCGTCAGCGGCATCTTGGAGCGCCACTCCGGACTGG GTGCTTTCATGGAAAGCGAAGCTTCCTCTGCAGACGATCATGCGGCTGTTACAAGTGCTGGTTCCTCAGGTGGAGAAGATTTGCATCGACAA GGGTTTGACAGACGAATCAGAAATCCTGAAGTTCCTTCAACACGGTACGCTGGTCGGCCTCCTGCCTGTCCCTCATCCCCTCCTCATCAGGAAGTACCAAGCGAACGCCGGCACAACCGTCTGGTTCCGCACCTACATGTGGGGAGTCATTTATttacg CAACGTGGACCCACCCATCTGGTACGACACGGACATAAGACTGTTTGAGATCCAGAGGATTTAG
- the LOC137910417 gene encoding proton channel OTOP3-like, with product MAAPWAHSERGSMDEEQEEKVNMNSDSGATEMDSTRRPKENSCSDEPVGGAEHQIRVPELDPMLVWAPSGRRLISGLLGLNVVLLGAALLTGQAFNPDGLRHQEPLVFMLLLMGASLIWLLWYLLWARKNPDICPHKDHHAGGITVIVVLLLFAAFSLLLYICKIGYLISLRECKPAVKVLAPFLEAAFLTLQTYLLWAHSKDCVHQYKITTRSGLMLILSVDLLLWLNAVTEETIHEEIELEKEDRLGFSNIKSLENISESLGISNKTFCQCSASAACLAFRKAIEIVYPFNMEYYLMAGCMIYVMWKNVGRKMSAGQHSITEKLTLRIVFQGGIVYGIVLGGLVLIAGAAVFILYQIWVSQPQLRLTAFLIFYGYHLAVMPTMSLCCLAGMLVHRLERRADKGGHNPTRSLDVVLLVGAALGQLALSYFSLVAALAVGTQGPLGGLDLSYSLLSLLELVLQNIFIIEGLHRHPSLLARKKSKQKRSVFKSKKKVSTKVQEERRTSISLLERNASDAAGEKDQRSPWTKRAIREICAFLILSNVMLWIIPAFGVHPQFENGLGKEFFGFSAWFVLVNLGQPLCVFYRMHSVAALMEILISA from the exons ATGGCGGCGCCCTGGGCTCACTCCGAGCGCGGCTCCATGGACG aagaacaagaagaaaagGTGAACATGAACTCAGATTCTGGAGCTACAGAGATGGATTCCACCCGGAGGCCAAAGGAAAACTCTTGCAGTGATGAGCCGGTCGGTGGTGCAGAACATCAGATCCGGGTGCCAGAGCTGGATCCGATGCTGGTTTGGGCTCCCAGCGGCAGACGCCTGATCTCTGGTCTGCTGGGTCTTAACGTGGTGCTGCTGGGAGCTGCCCTCCTGACAGGACAGGCTTTCAACCCTGACGGCCTAAGGCATCAAGAGCCCCTGGtgttcatgctgctgctgatgggggCCAGCTTGATTTGGCTGCTGTGGTACCTGCTGTGGGCCAGGAAGAACCCTGACATATGTCCACATAAAGATCACCACGCCGGGGGGATCACTGTCATTG TGGTCCTCCTGCTTTTCGCTGCGTTCAGCCTGCTGCTCTATATCTGCAAGATTGGCTATTTGATCAGCCTGAGGGAGTGTAAACCTGCCGTTAAAGTGCTCGCTCCCTTCCTCGAAGCGGCTTTTCTCACACTTCAG ACATATTTACTGTGGGCTCACTCCAAAGACTGCGTTCACCAGTATAAGATAACCACCAG GTCCGGTCTCATGCTGATCCTCTCGGTCGACCTGCTGCTGTGGCTGAACGCGGTCACGGAGGAAACCATCCATGAGGAGATTGAATTAGAAAAAGAAGATAGGCTTGGATTCAGCAACATAAAGTCACTTGAGAACATCTCTGAATCGCTAG GAATCTCCAACAAGACATTTTGTCAGTGCAGCGCGAGTGCAGCCTGCCTCGCCTTCAGAAAAGCAATCGAAATCGTTTATCCCTTCAACATGGAGTACTACCTGATGGCGGGCTGCATGATCTACGTGATGTGGAAGAACGTGGGCCGCAAGATGAGTGCTGGTCAGCACAGCATTACTGAGAAGCTGACTCTTCGCATCGTCTTCCAAGGTGGGATCGTGTACGGAATTGTGCTTGGTGGCCTGGTTCTCATAGCAGGAGCGGCCGTCTTCATTCTCTACCAGATTTGGGTGAGCCAGCCGCAGCTCCGCCTCACTGCCTTCCTCATCTTCTATGGCTACCACTTAGCGGTCATGCCGACCATGTCTCTTTGCTGCCTGGCTGGGATGCTGGTCCACAGGCTGGAAAGGAGGGCAGACAAAGGAGGACACAACCCGACTCGTAGCCTGGACGTGGTCCTCCTTGTTGGAGCGGCTCTGGGCCAGCTCGCGTTGTCTTACTTCTCTTTGGTGGCGGCCCTAGCCGTTGGGACCCAAGGGCCGCTGGGAGGGCTGGACTTGTCCTACTCCCTCCTCAGCCTGCTGGAACTCGTCCTCCagaacatcttcatcatcgAAGGCCTCCACAGGCACCCGAGTCTCCTTGCCAGGAAGAAAAGCAAGCAGAAGAGAAGCGTATTCAAg TCTAAGAAGAAGGTTTCTACCAAAGtgcaagaggagaggaggacgagtATTTCTCTACTTGAGAGGAATGCATCAGACGCTGCTGGAGAGAAAGATCAAAGAAGCCCCTGGACCAAGAGAGCAATCAGAGAAATCTGCGCTTTCCTCATCCTTTCTAATGTCATG CTGTGGATCATCCCTGCCTTCGGAGTCCACCCCCAGTTCGAGAACGGCCTTGGGAAAGAGTTTTTTGGTTTCTCCGCTTGGTTTGTTCTGGTAAACCTCGGCCAGCCGCTCTGCGTTTTCTACAGGATGCACTCTGTGGCAGCTTTGATGGAGATCCTCATCTCTGCTTAA
- the LOC137910198 gene encoding pre-mRNA splicing regulator USH1G-like, translated as MNDRYHRAARDGYLAALKEATRKELNAPDEDGMTPTLWAAYRGNLEALRLVVGRGGDPDKCDIWGNAPLHLAAANGHHSCLSFLVAFGANVWCLDNDYHTPLDAAATKGHADCVRYLDAIAAKQITLNPKAISKLKGRAFRAAERRIKECAKLQRKHREHTERRFAKESGTLDNFDSISFSSYSSGSTWSPKFNTNVPYSQATLHSTAKGKTKIRKKLEKKKQVDGSFKIYEDGRRSVRSLSGLQLGNDVMFLKRGTYADPTEQSRLNIRDVFPRDHDDDADAVSRAMSDPGLHEAAYSEISADSGRDSLFTRPGLGTMVFRRNYTAGGMFDIETRDERSVAGSEPVGRAPNVRLRGRLPPRSPSLDEDSIGSALSLRERNNQELPWEEIDVGPDQDTEPENSPLESFLASQSLSEFMQMFRREKIDLQALLLCSDQDLTSIHIPLGPRKKLLDACKRRLDTLNEPEAIDDTEL; from the exons ATGAACGACCGGTACCACCGGGCGGCCCGGGACGGCTACCTGGCCGCGCTGAAGGAGGCGACACGGAAGGAGCTCAACGCACCGGATGAAGACGGGATGACACCCACTTTGTGGGCCGCCTACCGCGGCAACCTGGAGGCGCTGCGGCTCGTCGTGGGCAGAGG AGGCGATCCGGATAAGTGTGACATCTGGGGCAACGCCCCGCTTCACCTGGCGGCTGCCAACGGCCACCACAGCTGCCTGTCCTTCCTGGTGGCCTTCGGCGCCAACGTGTGGTGCCTGGACAACGACTACCACACGCCGCTGGACGCGGCGGCCACCAAGGGACACGCGGACTGCGTGCGCTACCTGGACGCCATCGCCGCCAAGCAGATCACTCTCAACCCGAAAGCGATCAGCAAACTCAAGGGCCGGGCGTTCCGAGCAGCGGAGCGCCGGATCAAAGAGTGCGCTAAGCTCCAGAGGAAGCACCGCGAGCACACGGAGAGGAGGTTCGCGAAGGAGTCGGGGACTTTGGACAACTTTGATTCGATTAGCTTCTCAAGCTACAGCAGCGGCAGCACATGGAGCCCCAAGTTCAACACCAACGTGCCATATtcacag GCCACTCTGCATTCCACGGCCAAGGGTAAGACCAAGATCCGGAAGaaactggagaagaagaagcaagtCGACGGATCCTTCAAGATCTACGAGGATGGGAGGAGAAGCGTGCGCTCGCTGTCCGGCCTTCAACTCGGCAACGATGTCATGTTCCTGAAACGGGGCACATACGCCGACCCCACGGAGCAGTCGCGTCTCAACATCCGCGACGTGTTCCCGCGTGACCACGACGACGATGCGGACGCCGTCTCCCGTGCCATGAGCGACCCGGGCCTCCACGAGGCGGCGTACTCGGAGATCAGCGCCGACTCCGGACGCGATTCCCTGTTTACCCGACCCGGGCTGGGCACCATGGTGTTCAGGAGGAACTACACGGCTGGAGGAATGTTCGATATCGAGACGCGGGACGAAAGGAGCGTAGCGGGGAGCGAACCTGTGGGCCGGGCGCCGAATGTGCGTCTACGAGGACGTCTGCCTCCACGCTCGCCCAGCTTGGATGAGGACAGCATCGGCAGCGCCTTGAGCCTGCGAGAAAGAAACAATCAGGAGTTACCCTGGGAGGAGATCGATGTCGGGCCCGATCAGGACACGGAGCCGGAAAACAGTCCTTTGGAAAGCTTCCTGGCCTCTCAAAGTCTCAGCGAGTTCATGCAGATGTTCAGGAGGGAGAAGATCGACCTGCAGGCGCTGCTGCTTTGCTCGGATCAGGATCTCACCAGCATTCATATACCACTGGGCCCCAGGAAAAAACTTCTTGATGCCTGCAAAAGGCGGCTGGACACCCTCAACGAACCGGAGGCCATTGATGACACTGAGCTGTAA
- the fads6 gene encoding fatty acid desaturase 6, whose translation MMELTRMVQKVVKESSWWERRGIDWSILAAAFLCLPPAFLLLGSSRILCFSAGLLLMGVAHAVITTKGAHLASHGALSESQAWGKLWAIFFIEICGSFSARAAIRGHIKMHHAHTNVIGLGDSSLWKAPFLPRTVYLFVAPLAVPIITPLVALAHLRDSWGHTDSWGHTVRTILMVSLGLRSQHWLLIRVSGFLSPLSALLCMLACRAMFSVPYIHVNIFQHIGLHMFSATSRPKRIIQMTHGVLNLPRNVLLDWMFGHSLISCHVEHHLFPFLSDHMCLKVKPIVCKYLSEKKLPYQEDSYLSRLRLFFHKYKELMVFAPPITELVGVQ comes from the exons ATGATGGAGCTCACCAGAATGGTGCAGAAGGTGGTGAAAGAGAGCAGCTggtgggagaggagaggcaTCGATTGGAGCATCCTGGCGGCGGCGTTCCTGTGTCTGCCGCCCG ccttcctgctgctgggaTCCTCTCGGATCCTGTGTTTCTCAGCGGGCCTGCTGCTGATGGGCGTGGCTCACGCCGTCATCACCACCAAAGGGGCACATCTGGCCAGCCACGGGGCGCTGAGCGAGTCGCAGGCGTGGGGGAAGCTCTGGGCCATCTTCTTCATCGAG ATCTGCGGCTCCTTCTCGGCGCGGGCCGCCATTCGGGGTCACATTAAGATGCATCACGCTCACACTAACGTCATTGGACTGGGGGACTCCAGCCTGTGGAAGGCCCCCTTCCTGCCCCGCACCGTCTACCTGTTCGTAGCGCCCCTGGCCGTGCCCATCATCACTCCACTCGTTGCACTCG CTCATCTCAGAGACTCTTGGGGCCACACGGACTCTTGGGGCCACACGGTTCGGACCATCCTGATGGTGTCGCTGGGCCTGCGTTCACAGCACTGGCTGCTGATCCGCGTGTCCGGCTTCCTGTCGCCTCTCAGCGCTTTGCTCTGCATGCTGGCGTGCAGAGCGATGTTCTCGGTGCCGTACATCCATGTCAACATTTTCCAG CACATTGGCCTCCACATGTTCTCGGCGACCAGTCGACCCAAGAGGATTATCCAGATGACCCACGGGGTCCTGAACCTACCGCGAAACGTCCTGCTGGACTGGATGTTTGGACACTCGCTCATCAGCTGCCACGTGGAGCACCACCTTTTCCCTTTCCTCTCTGATCACATGTGTTTGAAG GTGAAACCTATCGTGTGCAAGTATCTGAGTGAAAAGAAGCTTCCGTACCAGGAGGACAGCTACCTTTCCCGTCTGCGCCTTTTCTTCCACAAATACAAGGAGCTGATGGTGTTCGCCCCGCCCATCACAGAGCTAGTGGGAGTGCAGTGA
- the trim16 gene encoding tripartite motif-containing protein 16: protein MADTAAEEAVPAPPQQCLPSPDKPAPGDVPTQNGTKVDDPVIKGNEDQSPESKTEETKIQRDLKESEDPKKPGEKKADEKEKEVEEEPLGPDDVVCDSCIENPRRALKSCLTCLVSYCQSHLRPHLENPKFQNHRLVDPLRDIERRTCESHKWPLEHFCCADACCICQDCVMEDHRGHNTIPVVEARSRIEKELREKQTEMVKTMTAAENAINKLQVNTVSIENSVTEVRGVIEAQFQELQVVVERAKREVEEILEAEENQALKQAEGIRVHLEQRCTELKKTQGQVEKLSKNKNDVDFLQAYSEWKKEATDISLPGIYIGLTDRLNSFSRVIKDSTEQLCAMLVSSYIEKVKETCKNDKMGIKTTVKAIVATKQNMSLPDPKKHDDFVKYASHLSFDADTAHKFLRLTEENRKVTNTTPWQHPYPDVPERFENWRQVLATESFYLGRQYFEADVSGEGTHVGLTYKSIDRKGNESNSCITGNNFSWCLQWNGRTFSAWHSDVETPLNVDKFTRIGVYVDYTKGVLAFYGVADTMTLIHKYQAEFLEPLYPAFWLSKKENIVALVAPGEPLRLKSPSPPTSPTNKMLLS from the exons ATGGCAGATACGGCAGCTGAAGAAGCGGTTCCCGCCCCCCCTCAGCAG TGTCTGCCGAGCCCTGACAAGCCCGCGCCTGGTGATGTTCCCACGCAGAATGGAACTAAAGTTGATGATCCGGTCATCAAGGGCAACGAGGATCAAAGCCCCGAATCAAAGACGGAGGAGACCAAGATCCAGAGGGATCTGAAGGAATCTGAGGATCCCAAGAAGCCCGGGGAGAAGAAGGCAGacgaaaaagaaaaggaggtggaggaggaaccGTTGGGCCCCGATGATGTGGTGTGTGACTCGTGTATCGAGAACCCCCGTCGGGCCCTCAAATCCTGCCTCACCTGCCTGGTGTCCTACTGTCAATCCCACCTCCGTCCTCACCTGGAGAACCCAAAGTTTCAGAACCACCGGCTGGTGGACCCGCTCCGGGACATCGAGAGGCGGACCTGCGAGAGCCACAAGTGGCCCCTGGAGCATTTCTGCTGCGCTGACGCCTGCTGCATCTGCCAGGACTGTGTGATGGAGGACCACAGGGGCCACAACACCATACCTGTGGTCGAAGCTCGCAGCCGGATAGAG AAGGAACTCAGGGAGAAGCAGACTGAGATGGTGAAGACGATGACGGCAGCGGAGAATGCCATTAACAAACTCCAAGTCAACACGGTCTCCATCGAg AATTCTGTGACAGAGGTGCGAGGAGTGATCGAGGCCCAGTTCCAGGAGCTGCAAGTGGTGGTGGAGAGGGCGAagcgggaggtggaggagatccTGGAGGCCGAGGAGAACCAGGCGTTGAAGCAGGCCGAAGGCATCCGGGTCCACCTGGAGCAGAGGTGCACGGAGTTGAAGAAGACACAGGGGCAAGTGGAGAAGCTGTCGAAAAACAAGAATGACGTGGATTTCTTGCAG GCCTATTCAGAATGGAAGAAGGAAGCCACGGATATCTCTTTACCCGGCATCTACATCGGCCTGACGGACCGACTGAATTCCTTCAGCCGTGTCATTAAAGACTCCACGGAGCAGCTGTGCGCCATGCTGGTGTCCTCATATATAGAAAAGGTTAAAGAGACGTGCAAGAACG ACAAAATGGGAATAAAGACGACGGTTAAAGCAATCGTtgcaacaaagcaaaacatgtCACTGCCCGATCCGAAGAAGCACGATGACTTTGTCAAGT ATGCCTCTCACTTGAGTTTCGACGCCGACACAGCTCACAAGTTCCTGCGCCTGACGGAGGAAAACAGGAAGGTGACGAACACCACGCCCTGGCAGCATCCTTATCCTGATGTACCCGAGCGCTTTGAAAACTGGCGGCAGGTTCTGGCAACAGAAAGCTTTTACTTGGGACGTCAGTACTTCGAGGCCGACGTCAGCGGCGAGGGCACGCACGTCGGTTTGACCTACAAGAGCATCGACCGGAAGGGAAACGAGAGCAACAGCTGCATTACAGGAAACAACTTCTCCTGGTGTCTTCAGTGGAATGGCCGCACCTTCTCCGCCTGGCACAGCGATGTGGAAACACCTCTGAATGTGGACAAGTTCACCCGTATCGGCGTTTATGTGGACTACACGAAAGGTGTCCTGGCTTTCTACGGCGTGGCTGACACCATGACGCTCATCCACAAGTACCAGGCAGAGTTCCTGGAACCTCTTTACCCCGCATTCTGGTTGTCTAAGAAGGAGAACATTGTTGCCTTGGTGGCACCAGGGGAGCCATTGAGGCTCAAAAGcccctctcctcccacctcacCTACTAATAAAATGCTTCTTTCATGA
- the tvp23b gene encoding Golgi apparatus membrane protein TVP23 homolog B, which translates to MIAGDTNDEDVALFDSEEDAGKTSKKTNIKHPVASFFHLFFRAAAILVYLLCEVFSERSIACMVTIILLLSCDFWTVKNISGRLMVGLRWWNQVDDDGRSHWVFESRKKTGKQQGSESESRIFWLGLIVCPILWIVFAFSTLFSFEIKWVPMVVMGVVLQGANLYGYVRCKVGGKTSLKNMATDYFGQQFLKQTLSKEEES; encoded by the exons ATGATAGCAGGC GATACTAATGATGAAGACGTTGCTCTGTTTGATTCGGAGGAAGATGCGGGGAAAACTTCAAAGAAGACGAATATTAA GCATCCAGTGGCCTCcttcttccacctcttcttcaGAGCGGCTGCCATCCTCGTGTACCTGCTTTGTGAGGTGTTCAGTGAAAGATCCATTGCCTGTATGGTGACAATAATCCTTCTACTGTCTTGTGACTTCTGGACGGTAAAG AACATCTCTGGGAGATTGATGGTTGGTCTAAGGTGGTGGAATCAGGTGGACGATGATGGACGCAGTCACTGGGTGTTTGAGTCGAGGAAG AAAACTGGGAAGCAACAAGGATCAGAGTCTGAGTCCAGAATCTTTTGGCTCGGGCTGATTGTTTGTCCAATCCTTTGGATCGTCTTTGCTTTCAGCACCCTCTTTTCCTTCGAGATCAAGTGGGTG CCAATGGTGGTCATGGGTGTGGTGTTGCAAGGGGCCAATCTCTATGGTTACGTGCGGTGTAAAGTGGGAGGCAAGACCAGCTTAAAGAACATGGCTACTGATTATTTTGGACAACAGTTCCTCAAACAG ACGCTGTCCAAAGAAGAGGAATCGTAA